Proteins encoded in a region of the Tautonia rosea genome:
- a CDS encoding ATP-binding cassette domain-containing protein, which produces MDHTSIRESALEALDAIAQSMGLDLDLADAMRALAEAERAIPGTWQETWADRLERAGAAMGLRIERSDQPAQEILTRSYPLTPLLAFLERDDGPRWILVTASKAGQVRYAIFNEPSQRERPSPRWASADEIERRLGPDADRVRWAMVQPLTPLEGMRGGRFEQEVAVPLKPLSRLIALLKPERQDLVAIVVFTIVIALLSLATPVAVERLVVTVSLGTTYQQVVSLSVMLFLALVFSMIFRVIAYYVMEIIQRRIYVRIVSDISFRLPRARLEAFDRQHGPELVNRFFEFAQIQKLSSILFLDLLSLIIQALVGMIVLAFYHPFLLIFDVVVIILGFWVVFVSGRGAIATVIQESHAKYESADWLEELARNPIAFRNRSGPELARERADSVARHWLRARRFHFQIVFNQVINANILAVTAITGMLALGGWLVMSGQMTLGQLVAAELIVAVGTSSLISLAKHFEGFYDLMAAMEKLGYLTDLPLHNEHGEQHRVDPDRGAAIELHEVAYDYHNHDAHGRDDQIHDGHHLALAELDLEINPGERLALIGPDASGRSTLVEILAGLRDPSTGRILYDGADYHDIHARQRREEVQLVRHVEVFHGSLVENVRMGCETLSFDDVQDVLDRVGLLRELEAFPRGMQTELTSGGAPLSDGQARRLTLARALASSPRLLIIDQTLDALDPGVRAKVLDAVFDPQAPWTLVVVTQSADIVDRCQRIVTLKPPSTPEAPLVRPIPPDSFAPPEDHDDDRDRDDHRPWYMNLRTTPPEIPPRQQVLPALRLVQSMGPLRRLSKVLVVLLLLAPIAMAFVPWRQNIPGQGRVVAFNPQDRRQPIRATIDGRVMRWWVVEGSQVKRGDRIVELEDNDPAYLERLELLLDAARERVRATDAKRVAFEEVVTALTETRTRAIAAAQKQLDIAIQNVEIARQNLQASEARVRATAPDYERKRRGAAEGLVSIQDFQFAEKAYAEARADLAANEAEVSAANEQVAARSAELDRVRAEMQSRIDSARADLETAQNDLAEAQQGVTNAEVDLARQSRRLVLAPRDGTIFRILTGQDTDIVKMGDPLALLVPDYPDPMSRTVELYVNGRDMPLIEPGREVRLQFEGWPAVQFIGWPSVAVGTFPGRVILVDPTEDGSGRFRVLVGPPLGQPEAWPSERFLRQGVQVQGWVLLRHVTLGYEIWRLINGFPPYVAIDEPVTAS; this is translated from the coding sequence ATGGACCACACGTCGATCCGAGAATCGGCCCTTGAAGCGCTCGACGCGATCGCCCAGTCGATGGGACTCGATCTCGATCTGGCCGACGCCATGCGCGCTCTCGCCGAGGCCGAGCGCGCCATCCCCGGCACCTGGCAAGAGACCTGGGCCGACCGGCTCGAACGGGCCGGGGCCGCGATGGGCTTGCGCATCGAGCGCTCGGACCAACCGGCCCAGGAGATTCTCACCCGAAGCTACCCCCTGACCCCGCTGCTCGCCTTTCTCGAACGCGACGACGGCCCCCGCTGGATCCTCGTCACGGCCTCCAAGGCCGGACAGGTTCGCTACGCCATCTTCAACGAGCCGTCGCAACGCGAACGCCCGTCTCCCCGCTGGGCCTCGGCCGACGAAATCGAGCGGCGGCTCGGCCCCGACGCCGATCGCGTCCGATGGGCCATGGTGCAGCCGCTCACCCCCCTGGAAGGCATGCGCGGCGGTCGCTTCGAACAGGAGGTCGCGGTCCCCCTCAAGCCGCTTTCCCGGCTCATCGCCCTGCTGAAGCCCGAGCGGCAAGATCTCGTCGCCATCGTCGTCTTCACCATCGTCATCGCCTTGCTCTCGCTGGCGACCCCAGTGGCGGTCGAACGCCTGGTCGTCACCGTCTCGCTCGGAACGACCTATCAACAGGTCGTCTCGCTTTCGGTGATGCTTTTTCTCGCGCTGGTCTTCTCGATGATCTTCCGGGTCATCGCCTACTACGTCATGGAGATCATCCAGCGCCGGATTTACGTCCGAATCGTCTCCGACATCTCCTTCCGTCTCCCTCGCGCCCGCCTCGAAGCCTTCGATCGCCAGCACGGCCCCGAGCTGGTCAATCGGTTCTTCGAATTCGCTCAGATCCAGAAGCTCTCCTCCATTCTCTTTCTCGACCTGCTTTCGCTCATCATTCAGGCACTGGTCGGCATGATCGTGCTGGCCTTCTACCATCCGTTTCTGCTGATCTTCGACGTGGTGGTGATCATCCTGGGCTTCTGGGTCGTGTTCGTGTCCGGCCGAGGGGCCATCGCGACCGTCATTCAGGAGTCTCACGCGAAGTACGAGTCGGCCGACTGGCTCGAAGAACTCGCCCGCAACCCGATCGCCTTTCGCAACCGAAGCGGTCCCGAGCTGGCCCGAGAGCGGGCCGACTCGGTCGCCCGGCACTGGCTCCGCGCGCGTCGCTTCCACTTCCAGATCGTCTTCAATCAGGTCATCAACGCCAACATCCTGGCCGTGACCGCCATCACCGGCATGCTCGCCCTGGGCGGCTGGCTCGTCATGAGCGGCCAGATGACGCTCGGCCAGCTGGTCGCCGCCGAGTTGATCGTCGCCGTCGGCACCAGCTCGTTGATCTCCCTCGCCAAGCACTTCGAAGGCTTCTACGACCTGATGGCCGCCATGGAGAAGCTCGGCTATCTGACCGATCTTCCGCTGCACAACGAACATGGGGAACAGCACCGCGTCGACCCCGATCGCGGGGCCGCCATCGAGCTTCACGAGGTCGCTTACGACTACCACAATCACGACGCTCACGGCCGAGACGACCAGATCCACGACGGCCACCACCTCGCCCTGGCCGAGCTCGACCTGGAGATCAATCCCGGCGAGCGCCTCGCCCTGATCGGACCCGATGCCTCCGGTCGCTCCACCCTTGTCGAGATCCTGGCCGGACTCCGAGACCCCTCAACCGGCCGCATCCTCTACGACGGGGCCGACTATCATGACATCCACGCCCGCCAGCGCCGCGAGGAGGTCCAGCTTGTCCGCCATGTCGAGGTCTTCCACGGTTCGCTCGTCGAAAACGTCCGCATGGGATGCGAAACCCTCTCCTTCGACGATGTGCAGGACGTCCTCGACCGCGTCGGCCTGCTCCGAGAGCTGGAAGCCTTCCCCCGAGGCATGCAGACCGAGTTGACCTCCGGCGGCGCTCCCCTCTCGGACGGCCAGGCCCGCCGCCTGACCCTCGCTCGGGCCCTCGCCAGTTCCCCCCGTCTCCTGATCATCGACCAGACCCTCGACGCCCTCGACCCCGGCGTTCGCGCGAAGGTTCTCGACGCCGTCTTCGATCCCCAGGCCCCCTGGACCCTCGTCGTCGTCACCCAAAGCGCCGACATTGTCGATCGCTGCCAGCGCATCGTGACCCTCAAACCCCCCTCGACTCCCGAGGCCCCCCTGGTCCGGCCGATCCCCCCCGACTCCTTCGCCCCTCCCGAAGATCACGACGACGACCGCGACCGCGACGACCATCGCCCCTGGTACATGAACCTCAGGACGACGCCCCCCGAAATTCCTCCCCGGCAGCAGGTGCTTCCGGCACTTCGGCTCGTGCAGTCGATGGGGCCGCTCCGCCGCCTGAGCAAGGTCCTGGTCGTCTTGCTCCTCCTCGCTCCGATCGCGATGGCCTTCGTCCCCTGGCGGCAGAACATTCCCGGCCAGGGCAGGGTGGTTGCCTTCAACCCCCAGGACCGCCGCCAGCCGATCCGAGCCACCATCGACGGCCGAGTCATGCGCTGGTGGGTCGTCGAGGGTTCGCAGGTCAAACGCGGCGACCGGATCGTCGAGCTGGAAGACAACGACCCCGCCTATCTCGAACGCCTGGAATTGCTCCTCGACGCCGCCCGAGAACGGGTCCGGGCCACCGACGCCAAACGCGTCGCGTTCGAGGAAGTCGTGACGGCCCTCACCGAAACCCGGACCCGAGCCATCGCGGCCGCTCAGAAGCAGCTCGACATCGCCATCCAGAATGTCGAGATCGCCCGCCAGAATCTCCAGGCCTCCGAGGCCCGCGTCCGCGCCACCGCCCCCGACTACGAACGCAAACGCCGAGGGGCCGCCGAAGGATTAGTGTCAATCCAGGACTTCCAGTTTGCCGAAAAAGCCTATGCCGAGGCTCGTGCCGATCTTGCCGCTAACGAGGCAGAGGTCAGCGCCGCCAACGAGCAGGTGGCCGCTCGCAGCGCCGAGCTCGATCGCGTTCGAGCCGAAATGCAAAGCCGAATCGACTCGGCCCGCGCCGACCTCGAAACGGCCCAGAACGACCTGGCCGAGGCTCAGCAAGGCGTCACCAACGCCGAGGTCGACCTCGCCCGCCAGAGCCGTCGCCTGGTGCTTGCCCCCCGCGACGGCACGATCTTTCGCATCTTGACTGGACAGGATACCGACATCGTGAAGATGGGCGATCCGCTCGCCCTGCTCGTGCCCGATTACCCCGACCCCATGAGCCGGACTGTCGAGCTTTACGTCAACGGCCGCGACATGCCCCTGATCGAGCCCGGCCGCGAGGTCCGTTTGCAGTTCGAGGGCTGGCCCGCCGTCCAGTTCATCGGCTGGCCGTCGGTGGCCGTCGGCACCTTCCCCGGTCGGGTCATCCTGGTCGATCCGACCGAAGACGGCTCCGGCCGCTTCCGGGTCCTCGTCGGCCCCCCGCTCGGTCAGCCCGAAGCCTGGCCCTCCGAGCGCTTCCTCCGGCAGGGGGTCCAGGTCCAGGGCTGGGTCCTTTTGCGACACGTCACGCTCGGCTACGAAATCTGGAGATTGATCAACGGCTTCCCCCCTTACGTCGCAATCGACGAACCCGTCACCGCCTCCTGA
- a CDS encoding hybrid sensor histidine kinase/response regulator: MDRLHTLLIVDDEPSLLESLSGLLRRRFRVLTASSGEAALALLDAGESVHIILSDQRMPGMSGDVLLSRARLLAPEAIRILFTGYAEIGAVINAVNRGEIFRFLLKPWEPQELEAVLDQAVAQHDLIADRRRLVEQLQAANDRLTIANRELTELNEVKSAFLEVASHEFNTPITLVHGMSELLRLLKPDRDEAEAELLEKLSEGSRRLARLVADTLKLMKAQDFRRSLHLAPVDLAHLLDDVADQVHPFLHARSQRLDRQYDPGLGRVTVDPDKIRDALVNLLTNAIKFTPDGGLIQLLAEPQGPDQVVIHVVDHGVGIEARAVARIFEPFFTEFDPTSHSSGNFGFQKRGLGLGLSLVKKFVELHGGQVSAHSSPGLGTTVSVTLPRQPDPEHQPPLSETGSSG, from the coding sequence ATGGATCGTCTTCACACCCTGCTGATCGTCGATGACGAGCCGAGCCTCCTGGAAAGCCTTTCCGGTTTGCTCCGCCGTCGGTTCCGGGTCCTCACAGCCTCCAGCGGTGAGGCGGCGCTCGCCCTGCTCGACGCCGGTGAATCCGTCCACATCATCCTCTCCGATCAGCGCATGCCCGGCATGAGCGGCGATGTCCTCCTCTCCCGGGCCCGACTCTTGGCTCCCGAGGCTATCCGCATCCTCTTTACCGGCTATGCCGAGATTGGAGCGGTCATCAACGCCGTCAATCGCGGCGAGATCTTCCGCTTCCTCCTCAAACCCTGGGAGCCCCAGGAACTCGAAGCCGTGCTCGATCAGGCGGTCGCCCAGCACGACCTGATCGCCGACCGCCGCCGACTCGTCGAGCAGCTTCAGGCCGCCAACGATCGCCTCACGATCGCTAATCGCGAGCTCACGGAACTCAACGAGGTCAAAAGCGCCTTCCTCGAAGTCGCCAGCCACGAATTCAACACCCCGATCACCCTCGTCCACGGCATGAGCGAGTTGCTTCGCCTGCTCAAGCCCGACCGAGACGAGGCCGAGGCCGAGCTCCTGGAGAAGCTCTCCGAAGGCTCCCGACGCCTCGCCCGACTCGTCGCCGATACCCTGAAGCTCATGAAGGCCCAGGACTTCCGCCGATCGCTCCACCTCGCCCCCGTCGACCTGGCCCACCTGCTCGACGACGTGGCCGATCAGGTCCACCCCTTCCTCCATGCCCGTTCCCAGCGCCTCGACCGCCAGTACGACCCCGGCCTCGGCCGGGTCACGGTCGATCCCGACAAGATCCGAGACGCCCTGGTCAACCTCCTGACCAACGCCATCAAGTTCACCCCCGATGGTGGCCTCATCCAGCTCCTCGCCGAGCCCCAAGGCCCTGACCAGGTCGTGATCCACGTCGTCGATCATGGCGTTGGGATCGAGGCCCGTGCCGTGGCTCGGATCTTCGAACCGTTCTTCACCGAATTCGACCCCACAAGCCACTCCTCAGGCAACTTCGGCTTCCAGAAGCGCGGGCTGGGCCTCGGGTTGAGCCTCGTCAAGAAGTTCGTCGAGCTTCACGGCGGCCAGGTGTCCGCCCACAGCTCGCCAGGGCTGGGGACCACCGTCTCCGTGACCCTGCCCAGACAGCCCGATCCCGAGCACCAGCCCCCGCTGTCCGAAACCGGATCGAGCGGGTAG
- a CDS encoding response regulator, producing the protein MKHCLLVVDDEPDVCDSVHDLLRREFRVLKAHGAEEGLRLLREHDVHIIMTDQRMPSITGVDFLTRAQARMPQAIRMLYTGFTDLESIIAAINHGHIYQFLRKPWQPEELLDAVRSAAAEYDRLVAVEEDRLRLKQELELLNHRVSCLEAQIERLGGTLPLAPAPSSSDSSSTQTAPRNADETAT; encoded by the coding sequence ATGAAGCACTGCCTGCTCGTCGTCGACGATGAACCGGACGTTTGCGACTCGGTTCATGACCTCCTGCGCCGCGAGTTTCGCGTTCTGAAGGCCCACGGGGCCGAGGAAGGATTGCGGCTGCTTCGTGAACACGACGTCCACATCATCATGACCGACCAGCGGATGCCCAGCATCACTGGCGTCGACTTCCTCACCCGGGCCCAGGCCCGAATGCCGCAGGCAATCCGGATGCTCTACACCGGATTCACCGACCTCGAATCGATCATCGCGGCGATCAATCACGGCCACATCTATCAGTTCCTCCGCAAGCCCTGGCAGCCTGAGGAACTGCTCGACGCCGTCCGGTCGGCCGCCGCCGAGTACGATCGTCTCGTCGCCGTCGAGGAAGATCGGCTCCGTCTCAAGCAGGAGCTGGAACTGCTCAATCACCGGGTCTCCTGCCTCGAGGCCCAGATCGAGCGGCTCGGCGGCACCTTGCCCCTGGCTCCGGCTCCGTCTTCCTCGGACTCCTCGTCCACCCAAACAGCCCCCCGGAACGCCGATGAAACCGCGACCTGA
- a CDS encoding TolC family protein, with product MHTRIWLVLLSISAWTLGMASQPGETHLAMQDTQEMPFRPFPFSIPPERQTGPPRAEGELPSERGLPPTDMPGQREGPPRAQGVAPPLSQPDQLRPQPLPGPPPLGPVLGVGEDSALPPIFSQTKPLDLPGLSDDSPGASSFGGARSLGPADGFGPPAQLGPRLGSDVDLFASPGPLPPIAPGEQPDLDEIRSLVEPIDLIPSEGLFAEFSPLLPQPPPVADPDPPAPLSLSEILVAAEYAYPPFLEILQQPRIATADLQRVLGPFDLRLDAEGRNWALGYYQRWLYDVFVSQRSTNWGTRYFAGYRLGLGVWPIYYQYLDTLNGGAYVAGMELPLLKDGPIDAERARVMQAEIARRQVTPAVSRRRIDLIRDVTKVYWNWVAIGQNYWIKAELLRIAEDRNRAIARQVELGLVSPLELVDNQRIIVQRQAMVLDAKRRFQQAALELSLYNRDARGFPDIPSPDRVPPAFPQMLKPSVDRLGDDIDAALLLRPEMLDLNLESQSLDIDRRLAENSLLPELNFYLYAEQNTGPPKTTNRNDIAAQVEQRIERNKAPFIMEASLLFSVPLQRREPRGRLRVADAKITQLRLRQQFLRDQIAVQVKDAVAALQATYGQMIALEQAYEAARRLELAERRRFELGLSSVLLVYIREQATADALSQTVDAGYRFFTALADYRAALGIDALPPDSVTVPLPPDHFSTLEYHKTGRY from the coding sequence ATGCACACGCGGATCTGGCTCGTCCTGCTCTCGATCTCCGCCTGGACCCTGGGAATGGCCTCCCAGCCCGGCGAAACGCATCTGGCGATGCAAGACACGCAGGAAATGCCCTTCCGCCCCTTCCCCTTCTCAATCCCTCCCGAGCGCCAGACCGGACCTCCTCGGGCCGAGGGTGAATTGCCCTCCGAACGCGGCTTGCCCCCCACCGACATGCCCGGTCAGCGCGAAGGACCGCCCCGAGCACAGGGCGTCGCGCCTCCCCTGTCTCAGCCCGATCAGCTTCGACCTCAGCCCCTACCCGGGCCTCCACCGCTCGGTCCCGTCCTCGGCGTGGGAGAAGACAGCGCGCTCCCTCCCATCTTCTCCCAGACGAAGCCGCTCGATCTGCCCGGCCTGTCGGATGATTCCCCCGGCGCCTCCAGTTTCGGCGGTGCTCGTTCCCTCGGCCCTGCCGACGGCTTCGGACCTCCCGCGCAGCTCGGCCCAAGACTCGGCTCCGACGTCGATCTCTTCGCCTCCCCCGGCCCGTTGCCGCCCATTGCCCCGGGAGAGCAGCCCGACCTGGACGAAATCCGAAGCCTCGTCGAGCCGATCGACCTGATCCCCTCCGAGGGGCTCTTTGCCGAATTCTCCCCGTTGCTTCCGCAGCCTCCTCCCGTGGCCGATCCCGATCCCCCCGCCCCCTTGAGCCTCTCCGAGATCCTCGTCGCGGCCGAATACGCCTATCCCCCGTTCCTCGAAATTCTCCAGCAGCCCCGCATCGCTACCGCCGACCTCCAGCGCGTCCTCGGCCCCTTCGATCTCCGCCTCGATGCCGAAGGGCGCAACTGGGCCCTCGGCTACTATCAACGCTGGCTCTACGACGTCTTCGTCTCCCAGCGATCCACCAACTGGGGCACGCGCTACTTTGCCGGCTACCGCCTTGGCCTTGGGGTCTGGCCGATCTATTACCAGTATCTCGACACGCTCAACGGCGGTGCCTACGTCGCCGGCATGGAACTTCCCTTGCTCAAAGATGGCCCGATCGACGCTGAACGCGCCAGGGTCATGCAGGCCGAGATCGCCCGTCGCCAGGTCACTCCCGCCGTCTCCCGACGCCGGATCGACCTCATCCGAGACGTCACCAAGGTCTACTGGAACTGGGTCGCCATCGGCCAGAACTACTGGATCAAGGCCGAGCTCCTTCGCATCGCCGAGGACCGCAACCGCGCCATCGCCCGACAGGTCGAGCTCGGCCTCGTCTCTCCCCTGGAGCTGGTCGACAACCAGCGGATCATCGTCCAGCGCCAGGCGATGGTCCTCGACGCCAAGCGACGCTTCCAGCAGGCCGCGCTCGAACTCTCCCTCTACAACCGAGACGCCCGGGGATTCCCCGATATCCCGTCCCCCGATCGCGTTCCCCCGGCCTTCCCCCAGATGCTCAAGCCCTCCGTCGATCGGTTAGGCGACGACATCGACGCCGCGCTCCTGCTCCGGCCCGAAATGCTCGACTTGAACCTCGAATCGCAGAGCCTCGACATCGACCGCCGCCTCGCCGAGAACTCCCTCCTGCCCGAGCTGAACTTCTACCTCTACGCCGAGCAGAACACCGGCCCCCCCAAGACCACCAACCGCAACGACATCGCCGCCCAGGTCGAGCAGCGGATCGAACGCAACAAGGCCCCCTTCATCATGGAAGCTTCGTTGCTCTTTTCCGTCCCCCTCCAGCGCCGCGAGCCCCGCGGACGCCTCCGCGTGGCCGACGCCAAGATCACCCAGCTTCGCCTTCGCCAGCAATTTCTCCGCGACCAGATCGCCGTGCAGGTCAAGGACGCCGTGGCCGCGCTCCAGGCCACCTATGGACAGATGATCGCGCTCGAACAGGCGTATGAAGCCGCCCGCCGCCTCGAACTGGCCGAGCGCCGCCGCTTCGAGCTGGGCCTCAGCAGCGTCCTGCTCGTTTACATCCGCGAACAGGCCACCGCCGACGCCCTCTCCCAGACCGTCGACGCCGGCTACCGCTTCTTCACCGCCCTGGCCGACTACCGCGCCGCTCTCGGCATCGACGCCCTCCCCCCCGATTCCGTCACCGTCCCCTTGCCCCCCGACCACTTCAGCACGCTCGAATATCACAAGACCGGCCGCTATTGA
- a CDS encoding Ig-like domain-containing protein, with translation MSGNSAKRGAGFLLGTIHNADGRPTGKPKEVCVVEPGTGKEICRVAVDQGGRFLLRGEAVSGSSPESVELRVLCDRGSVMGRAETIVPRSSASQLRVVLDRPAATMAPQAAVAPPRPASGPALVAVGTLARMAEALKGQGMELDGRPRVPAWVNASIRELNTLAALGRRVLEGDRAANRAFLRLVGEPGRGVVPGGSGGPSGAGVAMTFSGRPMRPMPPGGGRGRGGPRSFGGPQPDGSPCIVDAAGAFVATAAGFLLDRLRAERLGDLTQPGALTRQTADLIKDRAFALEAFRDDVLDGRTGRVGGFTGWQPSGPGGGMGPDEPLDWPDGGPFPGGGSGGGPIPEGGPIPGGGPGGGPIPGGGGGIPVPGPGTPSPGGGGGFPCGFWVDCVDEIVDAASNYQPPAMCPRVEDIGSISPSAVCLGASNVELEIRPVEGQSFGGAGQCFAVLQRAFNKKVLLETISRSSNLIRVRLKEAKFSGCVGFRGTVQTPGNIAFIDSCFRMAGMSRNPVLDLFEAGLGPLQIACTGRNRLDVVPPPRLVSLHASGLEGSASGVTQLSLAAEGCTEVVLSWQIDLGSESGWADPDQYIRVEVIASDGTVVGQNLPPGGSLGVTAREDESYVIRAASVVNGSSCGKVEGNITIERYQKVHLTGPESLQVGQSANVTVRISCPAPAGGETVSLSSSDPSRLQVPATVVIPEGQDTSSMSVTATGTGCLDVVLTATAPGHLSDSMTIEVFDTPTLDAIAPQAVQACRTFELQLTGSCFKAGETVVRASKAGEATRTLEILTISATSIRCRGSNFPPGSWTVSVTSRGLQSNARVLDVQAIPADIVSFNAWHNGAIFVPCQGNSVCLSWEVKDAVRIVIKENEQPIRDIELSTCGTSSGTDCNQIITRQATYRLEAFPVGDGAPTPSPDLTVGERGFQSFLLQNNSPVDVVVWKIEGWYSSSLDIPQDQNNKIDLSAGSSITLTFSNCVPYQVVAIDKPAAIDANQDPYGNAIETGSLWRYGLVPLIQLVGESNGEEGAGIVW, from the coding sequence ATGAGCGGCAACTCAGCGAAACGCGGCGCGGGTTTTCTTCTGGGAACGATCCACAATGCGGATGGCCGGCCGACGGGGAAACCGAAGGAAGTGTGTGTGGTCGAGCCGGGTACGGGGAAGGAAATCTGCCGGGTTGCCGTGGATCAAGGGGGGCGGTTTCTGCTGCGAGGGGAGGCGGTGTCGGGGAGCTCACCCGAGTCGGTCGAGTTGAGGGTGCTGTGTGATCGGGGCTCGGTGATGGGGAGGGCCGAGACGATCGTCCCGCGATCGAGTGCAAGTCAACTGCGGGTCGTCCTGGACCGGCCGGCGGCGACGATGGCTCCGCAAGCGGCCGTCGCACCGCCGCGTCCGGCCTCGGGTCCGGCGTTGGTGGCGGTGGGCACGCTCGCACGGATGGCTGAGGCGCTGAAGGGCCAGGGGATGGAGCTGGATGGACGCCCGAGAGTTCCGGCATGGGTCAATGCGTCGATTCGCGAGTTGAACACGCTGGCTGCGTTGGGGAGGAGGGTGCTGGAAGGGGATCGCGCGGCCAATCGGGCGTTTCTCCGTCTGGTCGGGGAACCAGGTCGGGGCGTCGTCCCTGGGGGATCGGGGGGTCCGTCGGGAGCGGGGGTTGCCATGACCTTCTCGGGCCGGCCGATGCGGCCGATGCCACCGGGAGGAGGGCGCGGCCGGGGTGGTCCGCGATCGTTCGGCGGTCCTCAGCCGGACGGTTCCCCGTGCATCGTCGATGCGGCGGGGGCGTTCGTGGCGACGGCGGCCGGATTCCTGCTTGATCGGTTGCGGGCGGAACGGCTGGGCGACCTGACGCAACCAGGAGCGCTGACGCGCCAGACGGCCGACCTGATCAAGGACCGGGCGTTCGCGCTCGAAGCGTTTCGGGACGACGTGCTCGACGGGCGAACGGGACGCGTCGGCGGTTTCACCGGGTGGCAACCCTCTGGACCCGGCGGCGGGATGGGTCCCGACGAGCCGTTGGATTGGCCCGATGGCGGCCCTTTTCCGGGGGGAGGTTCCGGAGGAGGGCCGATTCCGGAGGGCGGACCGATCCCTGGAGGTGGACCTGGCGGCGGACCCATTCCAGGAGGCGGAGGGGGGATTCCGGTGCCAGGGCCAGGGACGCCGAGCCCCGGTGGCGGCGGGGGCTTTCCGTGCGGGTTCTGGGTCGATTGCGTGGACGAGATTGTGGACGCGGCGTCGAATTATCAGCCTCCGGCGATGTGCCCTCGGGTTGAGGACATCGGCAGCATCAGCCCATCGGCGGTCTGTCTCGGGGCCTCGAATGTCGAGTTGGAGATCCGGCCGGTCGAGGGCCAATCATTCGGGGGGGCGGGCCAATGCTTTGCCGTGCTTCAGCGAGCATTCAACAAGAAGGTTCTGCTGGAGACGATCAGCCGCTCGTCGAACCTGATCCGAGTACGGTTGAAGGAGGCGAAGTTCTCTGGGTGCGTCGGGTTCCGGGGGACAGTTCAGACTCCTGGAAACATCGCGTTCATCGACTCCTGTTTCCGCATGGCCGGGATGTCGCGCAATCCTGTGCTCGACCTGTTCGAAGCCGGATTAGGTCCACTCCAGATTGCGTGCACGGGTCGGAACCGGCTGGACGTGGTGCCTCCTCCCCGATTGGTTTCGCTTCATGCGTCTGGTTTGGAGGGGTCGGCCAGCGGCGTGACGCAGCTTTCGCTGGCTGCTGAAGGATGTACCGAGGTGGTGCTCTCCTGGCAGATTGATTTGGGGAGCGAGAGCGGTTGGGCCGACCCGGACCAGTACATCAGAGTTGAGGTGATCGCGTCGGACGGAACAGTGGTGGGTCAGAACCTGCCGCCGGGAGGAAGCCTGGGGGTGACGGCTCGGGAGGATGAGTCGTATGTCATCCGCGCGGCATCGGTGGTCAACGGGTCAAGCTGCGGCAAGGTTGAAGGAAACATCACGATCGAGCGGTATCAAAAGGTTCACCTGACGGGGCCGGAGTCGTTGCAAGTGGGTCAGTCGGCCAACGTCACGGTGCGGATCTCGTGCCCGGCGCCGGCGGGGGGCGAGACAGTTTCGCTCTCCAGCAGCGACCCCAGCCGGCTCCAGGTTCCAGCAACGGTCGTGATTCCCGAGGGACAGGACACGAGTAGCATGTCGGTCACCGCGACCGGAACAGGGTGTCTAGATGTTGTGTTGACGGCCACCGCGCCGGGGCACCTGAGCGACTCGATGACGATTGAGGTCTTCGACACGCCAACGCTCGACGCCATTGCCCCGCAGGCCGTGCAAGCCTGTCGGACCTTCGAGCTGCAACTGACGGGCTCATGCTTCAAGGCGGGAGAGACGGTGGTGAGGGCGTCGAAGGCGGGGGAAGCGACCCGGACGCTGGAAATCCTCACCATCAGCGCGACCTCGATTCGATGCCGGGGTAGCAATTTCCCACCGGGAAGCTGGACCGTGTCGGTCACGAGTCGAGGGTTGCAGAGCAATGCACGGGTGCTCGACGTCCAGGCCATTCCCGCTGACATTGTCTCGTTCAACGCGTGGCACAACGGTGCGATTTTTGTCCCTTGCCAGGGCAACAGCGTCTGTTTGAGCTGGGAGGTGAAGGATGCTGTCCGCATCGTGATCAAGGAGAACGAACAGCCCATTCGTGACATCGAGCTTTCGACTTGTGGCACGAGTTCCGGGACCGATTGCAACCAGATCATCACGCGGCAGGCGACCTACCGGCTCGAAGCCTTTCCGGTGGGGGACGGCGCACCCACGCCCAGTCCCGACCTCACCGTGGGAGAGCGAGGGTTCCAAAGCTTCCTGCTTCAGAACAACAGCCCTGTGGACGTTGTGGTCTGGAAGATCGAAGGCTGGTATTCGAGTTCCCTGGACATTCCGCAAGACCAAAACAACAAGATCGACTTGTCTGCAGGTTCGTCGATCACACTCACCTTTTCCAACTGCGTCCCTTATCAGGTGGTCGCGATCGATAAACCGGCGGCCATCGACGCCAACCAGGATCCTTATGGCAACGCCATCGAAACCGGTTCGCTCTGGCGGTACGGATTGGTCCCGCTGATCCAATTGGTCGGCGAGTCGAACGGCGAGGAGGGGGCAGGAATCGTCTGGTGA